Proteins co-encoded in one Psychromonas sp. L1A2 genomic window:
- the ppiC gene encoding peptidylprolyl isomerase PpiC has translation MAKTASALHILVKHQDKAEDIIAQLKKGAKFQTLAKKYSTCPSGKKGGDLGEFKKGQMVPAFDKVCFTAELITPHLVKTKHGWHVVKVLYRT, from the coding sequence ATGGCAAAAACTGCATCAGCACTTCACATTCTAGTAAAGCATCAAGATAAAGCAGAAGATATAATTGCTCAGTTAAAGAAGGGCGCTAAATTTCAAACGTTAGCAAAAAAGTATTCTACTTGCCCGTCAGGCAAAAAAGGGGGTGATTTAGGCGAATTCAAAAAAGGTCAAATGGTACCTGCTTTTGATAAAGTCTGTTTTACTGCTGAATTAATCACCCCACACCTCGTAAAAACAAAGCATGGTTGGCATGTAGTCAAAGTGTTATATAGAACTTAA